A window from Hymenobacter volaticus encodes these proteins:
- a CDS encoding EVE domain-containing protein encodes MNYWLVKSEPAAYSWADFTRDGGTDWTGVRNFQARNFLQQMQPRDLVLYYHSVTDKEVVGIAEVAHPAAPDATAEAGSAWVAVHLKPHQPLTQPVTLSVIKQDQRLSQIALLRQSRLSVMPLKAEEFDAILELGEIAK; translated from the coding sequence ATGAACTATTGGCTCGTTAAATCAGAACCCGCCGCTTACTCTTGGGCGGATTTCACTCGCGACGGGGGCACCGACTGGACCGGCGTCCGCAATTTCCAGGCGCGCAACTTTCTGCAACAAATGCAGCCCCGCGACTTGGTGCTTTATTATCACAGTGTAACCGACAAAGAGGTGGTTGGCATAGCCGAAGTAGCCCACCCAGCTGCTCCCGATGCCACAGCCGAAGCCGGAAGCGCCTGGGTAGCCGTGCACCTCAAACCGCATCAACCCCTGACGCAGCCCGTAACGCTGTCAGTCATCAAACAAGATCAACGCCTAAGTCAAATTGCTTTGCTGCGCCAGTCTCGGCTGTCGGTGATGCCTTTGAAAGCAGAGGAATTTGATGCTATTCTGGAATTGGGCGAGATAGCGAAATAA